DNA from Deltaproteobacteria bacterium:
TCGAGGACCCCGAAGGCCTCCTCGGCGGAGCCGGCCTCGAGCACCTCGTGATCTTCGGAGAGGATCAGGCGAAGGGAGCGACGGATGTTCTTCTCGTCGTCGCAGATCAGCAGGGTGGCCATGGCTATCGTTCTACAATGCTTTCCCGCAGGACGCTGCCCGAGAGGGGGCCTCGGCCCGCCAGGGGGAGGCGGATCTCGAAGGTGGTCCCGGGGCCGCTGCGCGGCGCGACGGTCAGCTCGCCGCCGTGCTGCAGGACGATCTTCCGGGAGATGGCCAGGCCCAGCCCGGTGCCGGTGGACTTGGTGGTGAAGTAGGGGTCGAAGATCTGGGAGGGGTAGTCGGCGGCGATGCCGGGCCCCTCGTCGCTGACCCGCACCACGGCCGCCTCGCTGCCGACCTCGAGCTGCACCTCCACCCGGGGCAGGCCCTCACTCAGGGGGGCGGCGGCCTCGATCGCGTTGCGCAGGAGGTTGGTGAGGACCCGGCCCAGGAGGGCCCGGTCCAGCTCGACCCGGGGATCGGTCTCGGGGAGCAGGAGCTCGATCTCGGCCTCGGCCGAGAGGTCGGGGTGGGAGCGCAGGTAGTCCTGGAGGTACTGGCCGAGGTGGGCCGGCGAGACGTCGACGTCCGGGAGCTTGGCGAACTCGGAGAAGGCGGTGACCAGGCGGCGGAGGGTCTGCACCTCCTCGCCGACGATCTCCTCCACCTCGGCGAGCAGCTTCTGGAAGCGCGGGTCGTCGCCGGAGTAGCTGGAGACGAGCTGCTGCATCGCCAGCTGGATGGGGGTGAGCGGGTTCTTGATCTCGTGGGCCAGCCGGCGGGCGATCCCCTGCCAGGAGGAGACCCGCTCCAGGTAGACGATCTGCTCCCGGCGCTCACCCAGCTCGACGACCATCGTGTTGAAGGCCTCCGCCAGGCGGGCCAGCTCGTCCTGACCGTCCACCTGTACCTGCACGTCGAGCTCTCCGGTGGAGAGGCGGGTGGTGGCCTCGGCGAGGGCCCGGAGGCGGCGGGTGGTGCGCCGGGAGAGGTAGGAGGCGATGGCCCCGCCCAGGAGGATCCAGGCGCCGAGGACCACCGCGAAGGCGCGCTGGTAGGCCGCGCGCATCCGGTCGGCGTTTCGCACGCGCTCGGCGTAGCCGCGGGCGAGCTCGCCCGCGCGGGCGTGGCCGGCGAAGACCGCCTCGGGCATCCCGAAGGTGACCCGGAGCTTGCCGCCGGCGCCGAGCTCCGCCTCGCGTAGCAGGGTGCGCACCGGCCCCTCGTCGGCCCCCTGCGGGCAGCCGATCCCGAGGGCCGGCGCGTCGGGCCGCACGACCTCGATCCGGCGCAGGTAGGGGTCGTCGGCGCACTGGGCGAGGAGGTGCTCGCGCACGGCCTCGGCGTCGAAGGCGGGGGAGAGGAGCACGGGGTCCCGGGCCAGGAGCGAGGTGCGCAGGAGGTGGGTCTCGCGGCGGGCGCGGAGGAGCTCGGGGTAGAGGCTCAAGGGGGCCTCGACCAGCTCCTGCACCTCGGGGTTCACCGTGCCGTGGAAGAGGTCCTCGGCGTAGCGCTGGGTGAAGAGCAGCACGACCACCGAGAGGGCGAGGACCGAGCCGAAGACGCCCAGCAGGATCGCCCCCTGGAAGCCGAGGCGCCGGTCCAGGATCGAGCGGAGCTTCGAGAGGCTCACTCCTCCTCACCCTCCTTTCCGCCGGGCGGCGGGGGCGCGGCCTTCTCGGGGGCCGGCGCCTCTTCCTCTCCCGCCCCGGGCCCCTCTTCCTCTCCCAGGGCGGCGCGGATCAGCTGCTCACCAAAGACGGGGCTCTCGAAGAGCGCCGCGGGCGCCTCGGCCTCCTCCTCCTCCCGGTAGAAGGCCCGGGCCATGGCGCCGAAGAAGGTGCCGCCGGGGCGGCTGGGGCCGCCGGCCGCCAGGGGGTCGCCCAGGTAGGGCCGGCCGGTCTCCTCGGGGCGGCCGTTGCGGGGATCGACGTCCACCCGCAGGGAGACCCGGAAGTCCCGCCGCAGATCGAGCTCCCCCACCGGGGAGAGCGTGACGTCCTCCAGGGTTCCGCAGATCCGGGCGGCGCCAGCCACCGTGTCCGCCCAGCGCTCGATCCGATCCTCGCCCTCCCGCACCCGCACCGCGTAGCGCTCGCCCCAGAGGTCGTAGACGAGCCGGCAGGTGCGCAGGGAGAGGGAGAGGGGCTCGGTGACCCGGGCGCCCCCCGGGTCGAGCGCGAGGAGGGTCGTGCGGATCCGGACCGTGTGGGGCAGCCCGTCGGCGAGTAGGCCGTCGAGGCGGCGGATCAGGAGGGCCGAGACGTCGGCGTCGAGGGTGAGGCGGTCCTCCACCACGGAGATGGTGCCGTCGATGGGCTGCGGCTTCTCCTCCTGGGCGCCGGCGGGGGCCGGCAGGAGGAGAAGGAGCGCGGCCGCCGGGCCGAGGTGGGAGAGGCCGCCGACCCGCATCATCAGAAGACCAGGTCGAAGGGGTAGGCCAGGCCCAGGGAGAAGACGCCGATGGCCGTGTCCACCCGCAGCCCGAGATCGCCGGAGAGCGGGAAGCGCGAGATCTCGTTGTCCGGGTCCCGGGAGAGATCGAAGACCGACACCGCGGGATCCTCGCTGGAGAGGGTCACCTGCAGGGCGGCATAGAAGTAGCTGCGGTAGAAGAACTTCCCGCCGTGGTGCCGCCGCAGGAAGGGCACCTGGTAGTCGATGCCCAGGGTCATCATGATCGGGTCGTACTGGAAGACCTCGGTGAAGGAGACGCCGAGGGCCCGGGGGACCGTGTTCTCGCCCACGGTGAAGTAGCTGTGGTCCGCCACGTGGAAGCGCTCGAAGAAGGGCGCCTCGCCCTGCACCAGGCCGACGAAGGCGTGGAGGCGTAGCGTGTGGTCGGCGAAGGCGCGGCGGTGCCAGGCGGCGTCGATCCGGAAGCGGCTGTAGTCGTAGTCGGAGAAGAGGAAGGGGCTGGAGACCTCCGCCGTCAGCCGGAGGCGGACGCCGCGGGTGGCGATGAAGGGATCGTCGCGGGTGTCGAGCTCCAGCGCCGCCGAGAGGACCGAGAGGAAGGTGTCGCCGGGCGGCAGGGCGGGCAGGAAGGGCTCGTCCCACTCCTCGACGCCGACCTTGAGGGTGCCAAAGACCCGGTCGGTGTGGACCGACTCCAGGCGGTAGGCCAGGAAGAGGTGGAGGCGCTTCCCCGCCGGGCGGCCGAGGAGCACCCGGCCGCCCACCCGCCGGTAGCGGACCCGATCCAGCTCCTCCGCGCTGCAGTTGCCGAGGAAGGCCGCGCAGTGGACCTCCGGGCCCTGGAGGTAGAGGAGCCGGAGGTCGCCGAGGGTGCGGGTGTCGAAGAGGCTCGGCGAGCGCAGATCCAGCCGGAGCGCCCGGCGATCGTCCCCGCCGACCACGCCCGCGAGCCCGCCGATGAGGTTGCGGCCCAGGAAGTTGGTGTCGGCGATCCCGCCGCCGCCGTAGAGGCGACCGACCTCGGTCCAGCCCAGGAAGAAGTCGGTGATCATCAGGCTCGGACGCTCCTCGACCCGGACGACCAGGATCACCTGACCGGGCGCCGAGCCCTTCTCCAGCCGGAACGCCACCGCCCGGAAGAGCCCGAGGGAGAAGATCCGGTCCCGGGCCAGATCGAGGTGCTGCTCCTCGAGGTGGATCCCCGGCTGCAGGTTCGCGGCCTGGAGGATCAGGGCGTCCGCCGTGTGATCGTTCCCCTCCAGGCGCAGGGCCTCGAGGGTGTAGGTGGGCCAGGCCGCCTCCGGCTCCTCGGCGAGGGCGGGCGTGGGAAGCGCGAGGCCGAGGCTCAGGGTCAGGAGCAGCCCGAGGGCGGTGATCCGGGTGGCATCGAGGGGACGGTGCATGGGGACCGCTCCATCATCGCACGCAACCCGCCTCGGGGGGCGGGGCTCACTCCTCGCCGGAGGGCAGGAGCACGACCTCATCGGAGGCCACCTCTCGCAGGCCCTCCTGCTCGCTCGCGGGCTCCGCGTCTTCCTCGTCTCCGGGGGGCGGCGGCGGTTCGCGTTCGGGGGCGTCCGGGTCGGCGTCCTCGGGCTCGTCGCCCTCCGCTGGCACCGGTCGACCCTCGCCGGTCAAGACCGGCATGGCCTGCGTCGCTCCGACGTCCAGCGCCTCGTCGGTGAAGACCGGGATGGCCTGCGTCTCCCCGACGTCCAGCTCGTCGGTGGCCGGGGGAGCCGCCGGCTGGGGCTCCTCGCCGGGGGCCTCGCCGGCAGGCCCCGGCGGCACCTCGGGCGGCGCCGGGGCCGCGACCGGCGTCGGGGCGCCCTGGATCGCGGGCACCTCGGGGTCCGGGCCCGGTCCGGGGTCTTCCGCCGCGGGCTCCTCCACGAAGCCCACGGGCACGGGCTTGGGGCTGGTGTCCTCCTCGGGCGCGAGCTTGGGGCTGGTGTCCTCCTCGGGCGCGAGCTTGGGGCTGGTGTCCTCCTCGGGNNNNNNNNNNNNNNNNNNNNNNNNNNNNNNNNNNNNNNNNNNNNNNNNNNNNNNNNNNNNNNNNNNNNNNNNNNNNNNNNNNNNNNNNNNNNNNNNNNNNCGCGAGCCGCGGGCCGGTGGACTCCTCCGGCTCGTAGACCGGGCGAGCGCTCGGGCCGGTGGGCAGCTCGGCGGCGTCGGGCGGCCGGGCGTCCTGCTCGACGCGGGCGCGAAGCTCCTCGAGGTTCGCGGTGCTCGTCGGTCCCTCGGGGCTCTCGCCCTTCGGCTGGGTGGTCTCGTCCCCGGGGCGTGCCTCGGGGCCGGTGGCGATCGCCCGGCGGAAGACGCTGCGCTCCACCTCGACCTCCGGCTGGAGGAGGCGGGCGTAGTGATGGAGCAGGCTGGCGCGTCGCTCGAGCGCGTCGAAGTCGCCGGAGGTGGCCTGCGCCACGGCGCCGAGGCGGCAGCGCAGCTTCACGTCCCGGGCGGCCTTCACCAGCAGGTCCCCGAGGGCGTCCTCGTCGGAAGGGGGGTAGAGCAGACCGGAGACCTCGTGCTCGAGGATCTCGCGGGTGATGGGGAGATCGGCGGTGATGATGCACCGGCCCGCCGACATCGCCTCGGCGAGCTTCATCGGGCAGGCGCCCTGCTCCTGGTTGCGGTCGCCCTTCTGGAGGGGCGCCACCACCACGTCGGTCTGGGCCAGGATGGAGGGGATGTCCTCGTGGGGCACCGGCAGCTCGAGGGTGACGTGATCGCGCAGGCCGAACTCCCGGATCATCTCCTGCAGCTGGCGCTGCCAGGAGCCGTGGGTGGGGCCGATGACGCGGACCTTCATCACCTCGCGCTTCATGGCGAATCGCAGGGCGAAGAGCAGGCTGGGGATGCCCTGCCACGAGGCGTGGCTGCCCAGGTAGAGCACCCGGCAGGGCGCTCCCTCCGGAGGGGGGAGGGCGCCGAGGGGGGCCTTGTCCACCATCGGCCGGTGGACGTGGATCTTCTCGGGCGCCACCCCGAGGGAGAGCACGTACTCGCGGGTCTGGCTGCTGGGCACCAGCACCACGTCGGCGTTCGAGAGGCAGAAGATCTCCTGCCGCCGCATCCGGGTGATGAAGGCCAGATCGGTCTCCAGCTCGGGCTCGAGGTACTTCACCTCGATCGAGGGGAAGGCGCGGGCCTCGTAGACGAGCTTGGAGCCGAGCGCCGAGCGCAGCTCGCAGATCGGGTAGCCGCCGAAGGGATCCGTGAAGTGGACGAGGTCGTACTCCTCGCTCTGGAGCTGCCGCCGGACGGCTCGCGAGAAGGCCTCGGCCTGATCGCGCAGATCCCCCTGGCCGATCGGCACCCGCAGCAGCCGGGCGCCGAAGTAGCGCTCGATGTGGGCGTGCTCCGGGGTCTTCGCCGAGAGGACCTCCACCTCGTGGAAGGCGGTCAGCCCCTGGAGGGTCCGGGTCGTCTGCGCACTGGTCCCGGTGGGATCCGGGATCACGTCGAAGGTCGCGAAGAGGACTTTTCCGGAGGAGCTGCGGTCCATCGTGTGGCGAGCGGAGGCACCGAGGGGGAGAGGCGAGAGGAGGCGACGACCATAGTCAATGCGCCCTGCCGGTCCAATGGGTCATGTTGACGGAGCCCCCGGAGCGTCCGGCGCCCGGGGCGTTTATAATGAAGGCGTGACGCCCCTCCCGGACGAAGCGATGGTCTTCCGCCTGCGCCCCATCCTGCGCTGGGCCCTGGGGGGGCTGATCTTCCTCTGGGGAATGATCTTCCTCGCCCTGCTCTGGCAGCGGGAGGCGATACCAGCCCGCACCTACCTCTCGGTGATCTTCTTCATCGTCCTCTTCGCCCTGGTGCTCGTCTTCTACAACGGCCTGACGATCACCGCGGACGCCTACGGGGTCACCTACCGCGGCCTCGTCTCCTTCCGGAACTACCCCTACGAGTCCATGATCGAGGTCGAGGTCCGGCCGGGGCTCACGGGGCTGGTCTCCTACGACGTGTTCACCCGCATGGGGTGCCTGCACTTCTCCAGCTTCATCGAGGGGCACCGCCGTCTCCTCGCCGTGATCACCGAGCGCGCGAAGCTCGAGCCCGACGGCCGCCGCAAGCGCTAGCCCCAGCCCGGCGGCCAGGAGGCGCAGCGCCCGGCGCCGGGGTGAGGGTGGGGGATCGCCCCCGCGCTCGCACTCCAGCGGCGCCGGACGGTAGGCCAGGCGCTGGAGCCCCAGGGAGAAGGTGAGCGGCCGCGTCAGGCGAAGGCGGCGGTGGCGCCTCCCCGCGCACCAGAGGCCGTGACGGCTGCCGAGATCCTCGAGGATCCAGGCCCCGGGGGCGCCCCCGGGGACGAGCCGGGCGTGGCTGCGGGAGACGGTCGGGTCGTCGAGGACGATCTCCCGGCCGGGCTCCCGCCCCAGCCGGATCGGTGCCCGCGGCGGGTGGGGGAGGGGCCAGCGCCGCCCGGCGGAGCGGCCCTCGAGCACCACCAGGCTCGCCTGGTGCTCCGGGGGTGCCCCGCCCCGCAGGAGCGCCAGGGCCTGGGTCCGGGTGCCCCCCGGCGCTTGCTCCGGCGCGGCGCGCTCGACCCGGAGGCGCAGGCGGAGGCGCCCGAGCCGGAGCTCCTCCCCGCCGAGGAGCACCCGCTGCCCCCCGCGAGGGAAGCGGCCGTCGACGCGCAGGTGGTCCCGCAGGCCGGGCTCCGCCCGCAGCAGGAGATCGCCGAGGAGGGTGTCCACGCGGAGCCCGGGGGGCCGGCCGAGCGCGTCGAGGAGGCGGGCGGCCCCCTCGTCGTCGGAGTCCAGGGAGAGGTGACGCATCGGCTGGCGGGGGAGCAAGGGGCGCGCCATCTCTCCGGGATCCCGGCCGGGGCGGCGCGGCACCGTCCCTGGCCCTCGAGCCCGGCCCGGGGACCGGACGGGGGGGCCGACTTGCGGACCTGGCCGGGCCGATGCTCGAATCAGCCGGTGATGCTCTCCTCGCGCTCGACCCTCCTCTGCCTCGCCCTCCTCTCCCTCCTCGCCTGCCGCGATCCGAGCGCGGGCCCGGCGCCACGGAAGCTGAGCGCC
Protein-coding regions in this window:
- a CDS encoding BamA/TamA family outer membrane protein, encoding MHRPLDATRITALGLLLTLSLGLALPTPALAEEPEAAWPTYTLEALRLEGNDHTADALILQAANLQPGIHLEEQHLDLARDRIFSLGLFRAVAFRLEKGSAPGQVILVVRVEERPSLMITDFFLGWTEVGRLYGGGGIADTNFLGRNLIGGLAGVVGGDDRRALRLDLRSPSLFDTRTLGDLRLLYLQGPEVHCAAFLGNCSAEELDRVRYRRVGGRVLLGRPAGKRLHLFLAYRLESVHTDRVFGTLKVGVEEWDEPFLPALPPGDTFLSVLSAALELDTRDDPFIATRGVRLRLTAEVSSPFLFSDYDYSRFRIDAAWHRRAFADHTLRLHAFVGLVQGEAPFFERFHVADHSYFTVGENTVPRALGVSFTEVFQYDPIMMTLGIDYQVPFLRRHHGGKFFYRSYFYAALQVTLSSEDPAVSVFDLSRDPDNEISRFPLSGDLGLRVDTAIGVFSLGLAYPFDLVF
- a CDS encoding glycosyltransferase family 4 protein, with translation MDRSSSGKVLFATFDVIPDPTGTSAQTTRTLQGLTAFHEVEVLSAKTPEHAHIERYFGARLLRVPIGQGDLRDQAEAFSRAVRRQLQSEEYDLVHFTDPFGGYPICELRSALGSKLVYEARAFPSIEVKYLEPELETDLAFITRMRRQEIFCLSNADVVLVPSSQTREYVLSLGVAPEKIHVHRPMVDKAPLGALPPPEGAPCRVLYLGSHASWQGIPSLLFALRFAMKREVMKVRVIGPTHGSWQRQLQEMIREFGLRDHVTLELPVPHEDIPSILAQTDVVVAPLQKGDRNQEQGACPMKLAEAMSAGRCIITADLPITREILEHEVSGLLYPPSDEDALGDLLVKAARDVKLRCRLGAVAQATSGDFDALERRASLLHHYARLLQPEVEVERSVFRRAIATGPEARPGDETTQPKGESPEGPTSTANLEELRARVEQDARPPDAAELPTGPSARPVYEPEESTGPRLA
- a CDS encoding HAMP domain-containing sensor histidine kinase yields the protein MSLSKLRSILDRRLGFQGAILLGVFGSVLALSVVVLLFTQRYAEDLFHGTVNPEVQELVEAPLSLYPELLRARRETHLLRTSLLARDPVLLSPAFDAEAVREHLLAQCADDPYLRRIEVVRPDAPALGIGCPQGADEGPVRTLLREAELGAGGKLRVTFGMPEAVFAGHARAGELARGYAERVRNADRMRAAYQRAFAVVLGAWILLGGAIASYLSRRTTRRLRALAEATTRLSTGELDVQVQVDGQDELARLAEAFNTMVVELGERREQIVYLERVSSWQGIARRLAHEIKNPLTPIQLAMQQLVSSYSGDDPRFQKLLAEVEEIVGEEVQTLRRLVTAFSEFAKLPDVDVSPAHLGQYLQDYLRSHPDLSAEAEIELLLPETDPRVELDRALLGRVLTNLLRNAIEAAAPLSEGLPRVEVQLEVGSEAAVVRVSDEGPGIAADYPSQIFDPYFTTKSTGTGLGLAISRKIVLQHGGELTVAPRSGPGTTFEIRLPLAGRGPLSGSVLRESIVER